From the Natrarchaeobaculum aegyptiacum genome, one window contains:
- a CDS encoding ATP-binding protein, producing the protein MEQFVDRTEEVERLTSCYESDRAEFVVIYGRRRLGKSELVRQSIVDRDDAVYYQAIESTAQNQLEQFVDVVTDTYPELRDVRRDWEPLLGALGDRDAVVVIDEFPFLLQEDDSVPSRVQRVWDTRIQETSATLVLVGSAISVMEDEVLSGGSPLYGRRTATIDLGPLSAADVREFAPSYDDETSITTWAIYGGTPYYLQTIDPDRSLAENVDRSILSERGLLYSEPEFLLRTELRDPNTYFSILRALAHGRRTPNEIAEMAGVDSGSLSSYLQKLRRLRLVERHIPVTESARSSKRGRYRIAAPLFRFWFRFVYGNQDQLRLLDRDAFETIVEPELADYVSPLFERLCQRATPKLLDRQFHDIGQWWFREHELDVVGLTSAGLVAGECKFTSAPVSEGVLADLERTADEVRWSTGPADGSTHYVLFSRSGYTDDCKRSADRREDVSLFDCGDVLEAL; encoded by the coding sequence ATGGAACAGTTCGTCGACCGCACCGAAGAGGTAGAGCGACTGACCAGCTGCTACGAATCTGACCGGGCGGAGTTCGTCGTGATCTACGGTCGCCGCCGACTGGGAAAGAGCGAACTGGTTCGACAGTCCATCGTCGACCGCGACGACGCGGTGTACTACCAGGCGATCGAGTCGACGGCACAGAATCAGCTCGAGCAGTTCGTCGACGTCGTCACGGACACGTATCCGGAACTGCGCGACGTTCGGCGAGACTGGGAGCCACTGCTGGGAGCACTTGGCGATCGTGATGCCGTCGTGGTGATCGACGAGTTTCCGTTCCTCCTGCAGGAAGACGACTCGGTACCATCTCGCGTCCAACGAGTCTGGGACACGCGAATACAGGAGACGAGCGCGACGCTCGTTCTGGTCGGCTCGGCGATTAGCGTCATGGAAGACGAGGTTCTCTCGGGTGGAAGTCCGCTCTACGGTCGGCGAACGGCGACGATCGATCTCGGCCCGCTCTCGGCTGCAGACGTACGGGAGTTTGCGCCGAGCTACGACGACGAAACGTCGATCACGACGTGGGCCATCTACGGCGGGACGCCGTACTACCTCCAGACGATCGATCCCGACCGGTCACTGGCGGAGAACGTCGATCGATCTATCCTCTCGGAGCGAGGGTTGCTCTACTCGGAACCGGAGTTTCTCCTGCGGACCGAACTGCGAGACCCGAACACGTACTTCAGCATTCTCCGGGCACTTGCTCACGGTCGACGCACCCCGAACGAGATAGCCGAGATGGCAGGCGTCGACTCCGGGTCACTGAGTTCGTACCTCCAGAAACTGCGTCGACTGCGACTCGTCGAGCGACACATCCCAGTCACCGAGTCGGCGAGGTCGTCGAAACGAGGCCGGTACCGAATCGCCGCGCCACTCTTCAGGTTCTGGTTCCGGTTCGTCTACGGAAATCAGGACCAGCTTCGATTGCTCGACAGGGATGCCTTCGAGACGATCGTGGAGCCAGAACTCGCCGATTACGTCAGCCCATTGTTCGAACGGCTCTGTCAACGAGCGACGCCGAAACTGCTCGATCGGCAGTTCCACGATATCGGCCAGTGGTGGTTCAGAGAACACGAACTGGACGTCGTCGGACTGACCAGTGCCGGCCTCGTGGCGGGCGAGTGCAAGTTCACCTCAGCCCCCGTGAGCGAGGGCGTCCTCGCCGACCTCGAGCGAACGGCCGACGAGGTGCGCTGGTCGACTGGGCCGGCCGACGGATCGACCCACTACGTCCTGTTCAGCCGATCGGGGTACACCGACGACTGCAAACGCAGTGCCGACCGCCGTGAGGACGTGTCGCTGTTCGACTGTGGGGACGTCCTCGAGGCCCTCTAG
- the aroC gene encoding chorismate synthase, producing the protein MNGNRFGRLFQVTTFGESHGEAMGCTVSGCPAGLELSADDIQEDLDRRKPGQSMITTSRGEPDAVTINSGVQDGYTTGTPIGMVIENKDARSGKYEPFITAPRPSHGDFTYSAKFGTRNWGGGGRSSARETVNWVAAGAIAKKLLALEGVELKAHVNQIGDVVAPEVSFEELLEHSEENDVRCAHPETADEMQDLIADYQDEGDSIGGSIYFEARGVPVGLGAPRFDSLSARLGQAMMAVPATTAFEFGLGTEAAEWSGKDRNDDWEFDEDGNPVPVENDHGGIQGGISSGEPIYGEVTLHAPTSIPTEQQTVDWETEEVVDDAQVIGRHDPVLPPRGVPVVEAMLALTLVDFMLLSGRINPDRVDGKPGEYDTDYHPSNPRNQ; encoded by the coding sequence ATGAACGGCAACCGCTTCGGTCGCCTCTTCCAGGTGACCACGTTCGGCGAGAGCCACGGGGAGGCGATGGGCTGTACCGTCTCGGGGTGTCCCGCTGGCCTCGAGCTCTCTGCAGACGACATTCAGGAAGATCTCGATCGGCGTAAACCCGGCCAGTCGATGATCACCACGAGCCGCGGCGAACCCGACGCGGTGACGATCAACTCCGGCGTGCAGGACGGCTACACCACCGGCACGCCGATCGGAATGGTCATCGAGAACAAGGACGCCCGCTCGGGCAAGTACGAACCCTTCATCACCGCGCCGCGACCGAGTCACGGCGACTTCACCTACTCCGCGAAGTTCGGCACCCGCAACTGGGGTGGGGGCGGTCGATCCTCTGCACGCGAGACGGTCAACTGGGTCGCCGCCGGCGCGATCGCGAAGAAACTGCTCGCACTCGAGGGCGTCGAACTCAAAGCCCACGTCAACCAGATCGGCGACGTCGTGGCACCCGAGGTCAGTTTCGAGGAACTGCTCGAGCACAGCGAGGAAAACGACGTTCGCTGTGCCCATCCCGAGACGGCCGACGAGATGCAGGACCTGATCGCCGACTATCAGGACGAGGGTGACTCCATCGGTGGCAGTATCTACTTCGAGGCTCGCGGCGTCCCCGTCGGTCTCGGTGCGCCACGCTTCGACTCGCTCTCGGCCCGACTCGGCCAGGCGATGATGGCCGTCCCGGCGACGACGGCCTTCGAGTTCGGTCTCGGCACGGAGGCAGCGGAGTGGTCGGGCAAAGACCGCAACGACGACTGGGAGTTCGACGAGGACGGGAACCCGGTACCGGTCGAGAACGATCACGGTGGCATTCAGGGTGGGATCTCGAGCGGCGAACCAATCTACGGTGAGGTGACGCTTCACGCCCCGACCTCGATCCCGACGGAACAGCAGACGGTCGACTGGGAGACCGAGGAGGTCGTCGACGACGCGCAGGTCATCGGCCGCCACGACCCCGTCTTGCCGCCTCGCGGCGTGCCGGTCGTCGAGGCGATGCTCGCGCTCACGCTCGTCGACTTCATGCTACTCTCGGGCCGGATCAACCCGGACCGCGTCGACGGGAAACCGGGCGAGTACGATACGGACTACCACCCGAGCAACCCGCGAAACCAGTGA
- a CDS encoding alkaline phosphatase family protein gives MRTDLESRLRNRLTDDGYLFPDYGEYCFANVADTVQSVLGVGGERSLPPDVFPDPSASYDRVLLVLVDGFGLAHWKRHRSHPVVERLEERARVTPLTSLYPSETAAALTTFHTARLPVSHGVLGWDVYDPAADATCEAFTTEVTAGDETVDRDLEDVFEGDPIYPALERAGIDCRHVVPFPETYTGATCHTYGPEPTLEGFVPVLREAFAAADDPAYLYAYLPQIDSVAHEHGSTSDEYGEVVDRVFQTIEEALSALDSDEAGDTLVLLTADHGHVDTRAERNVDLERFDTVMESLQRHETGDPVRYAGSPRNLHLYLRPGTVDRVRTLLERELDAQIFTREAALECELFGPEPKSEPFSRRLGDLVVVHRDSLVWYGSDRTKLEFVGMHGGLHPDEMLVPFAAAELEQLV, from the coding sequence ATGCGCACCGACCTCGAGTCGCGGCTGCGTAACCGCCTGACCGACGACGGCTATCTCTTCCCCGACTACGGCGAGTACTGCTTCGCGAACGTCGCCGATACCGTCCAGTCGGTACTCGGCGTCGGCGGTGAGCGCTCGCTCCCGCCGGACGTCTTCCCCGACCCCAGCGCGTCGTACGACCGCGTGCTCCTCGTCCTGGTCGACGGATTCGGGCTCGCCCACTGGAAACGTCACCGCTCACATCCGGTGGTCGAGCGCCTCGAGGAGCGGGCGCGCGTGACGCCGCTAACGTCGCTGTACCCCTCCGAGACGGCCGCGGCGCTCACGACGTTTCACACGGCGCGGCTCCCCGTCTCCCACGGGGTTCTGGGATGGGACGTGTACGATCCGGCAGCGGACGCCACCTGCGAGGCGTTCACGACCGAGGTGACCGCTGGCGACGAGACGGTCGACCGCGACCTCGAGGACGTCTTCGAAGGTGACCCCATCTATCCCGCGCTCGAGCGGGCGGGGATCGACTGCCGGCACGTCGTCCCGTTCCCCGAAACGTATACGGGCGCGACGTGTCACACCTACGGACCAGAGCCGACCCTCGAGGGCTTCGTTCCGGTCCTTCGCGAGGCGTTTGCCGCCGCCGACGATCCCGCGTACCTGTACGCCTACCTCCCGCAGATCGATTCCGTCGCCCACGAACACGGGTCGACCTCGGACGAGTACGGCGAGGTCGTCGATCGGGTCTTCCAGACGATCGAGGAGGCGCTCTCGGCTCTCGATTCGGACGAGGCCGGCGACACGCTCGTCCTCCTGACCGCCGATCACGGCCACGTCGACACCCGGGCTGAACGGAACGTCGATCTCGAGCGGTTCGATACGGTGATGGAGTCGCTACAACGCCACGAAACGGGCGACCCAGTTCGATACGCTGGCAGTCCGCGCAACCTGCACCTCTACCTGCGGCCGGGAACCGTAGACCGGGTTCGAACGTTGCTCGAGCGGGAACTCGACGCCCAGATCTTCACCCGCGAGGCGGCCCTCGAGTGTGAGTTGTTCGGTCCGGAGCCGAAAAGCGAGCCGTTCTCTCGCCGACTGGGTGACCTCGTCGTGGTCCACCGCGACTCGCTCGTCTGGTACGGGAGCGATCGGACGAAACTCGAGTTCGTCGGGATGCACGGTGGTCTCCATCCCGACGAAATGCTCGTTCCGTTCGCGGCGGCAGAACTCGAGCAACTGGTCTGA
- a CDS encoding cytochrome c biogenesis CcdA family protein, whose protein sequence is MPLSDLRLWFAFSSGMVTFFAPCAFPMLPGYVAYYLGADSASNPRRTLAQAVRVSLVASLGMFVVYLGLVGVATSIGSQYLERLVLLGAVVGLALIGLGVVTLGGFAHLSQLTIQLPERQRSYRGYFAFGVAYAVAAAGCTAPVFVAVVLASLTGGATIALLTVGAYAAGMATMLVAVTAVIALGRDSLLRRAVPRGPLLERAAGALLIAAGVVQLYLFLFPYGGLAQLGLG, encoded by the coding sequence ATGCCGCTCTCTGATCTGCGCCTCTGGTTCGCCTTTAGCTCCGGGATGGTCACGTTCTTCGCCCCGTGTGCCTTCCCGATGCTCCCCGGGTACGTGGCCTACTACCTTGGGGCCGATAGCGCCAGCAATCCACGACGAACGCTCGCTCAGGCCGTCCGGGTCAGCCTCGTTGCCAGTCTCGGAATGTTCGTCGTCTACCTCGGTCTGGTCGGCGTCGCGACCTCGATCGGCTCACAGTACTTAGAACGGCTCGTCCTGCTCGGTGCCGTCGTCGGCCTCGCACTGATCGGCCTCGGCGTCGTCACCCTCGGTGGCTTCGCCCACCTGTCGCAACTGACGATCCAGCTTCCCGAACGACAGCGATCCTACCGGGGCTACTTCGCGTTCGGTGTCGCCTACGCCGTCGCGGCCGCCGGCTGTACCGCACCGGTGTTCGTCGCGGTCGTCCTCGCGAGCCTCACCGGCGGCGCGACGATCGCCCTCCTCACGGTCGGAGCCTACGCCGCGGGGATGGCGACCATGCTCGTCGCCGTCACGGCCGTCATCGCACTCGGCCGTGACAGCCTGCTCCGACGAGCAGTGCCACGCGGCCCGCTGCTCGAGCGTGCCGCCGGGGCCCTGTTGATCGCCGCCGGCGTCGTTCAGCTGTACCTCTTCCTGTTCCCCTACGGCGGGCTGGCACAGCTCGGACTCGGGTGA
- a CDS encoding TlpA family protein disulfide reductase, which yields MVPAASERDESSADSPPSRSPHLTRRGLVGLAAVVPFSGCMTVFSSISNVTGNNVPASVAPDRRIEALGVVADDEIDVIADAELTLVYFFATWCGPCEPQLESLHDVRDAYDEETLAMRSVSPEDDRELVTDYWAENEADWPAAIDPGADLHEEYGVSVYPSIVLVDPEGNVRWHTSGTADAETIVEAIDAELENDSTGSGDAGSAAESETDDDSDGESGADADVGDADDTDGETPSE from the coding sequence ATGGTCCCCGCCGCATCCGAACGCGACGAATCGAGCGCCGATTCACCTCCCTCGCGATCCCCGCATCTCACGAGACGCGGACTCGTTGGACTCGCCGCCGTCGTCCCCTTTTCGGGGTGTATGACCGTCTTCTCGAGCATCTCGAATGTCACCGGGAACAACGTCCCCGCGAGCGTCGCGCCGGATCGACGCATCGAGGCACTCGGCGTCGTCGCCGACGACGAAATCGACGTGATCGCCGACGCCGAACTCACGCTCGTCTACTTCTTCGCGACGTGGTGTGGGCCCTGCGAACCGCAACTCGAGTCTCTCCACGACGTTCGCGACGCGTACGACGAGGAGACCCTTGCGATGCGGTCGGTCTCTCCCGAGGACGACCGCGAACTCGTCACCGACTACTGGGCGGAGAACGAAGCCGACTGGCCCGCCGCTATCGATCCCGGGGCCGACCTCCACGAGGAGTACGGCGTGAGCGTCTATCCCTCGATCGTCCTCGTCGATCCCGAGGGGAACGTCCGCTGGCACACGAGCGGGACGGCCGACGCGGAGACGATTGTCGAGGCCATCGACGCCGAACTCGAGAACGATTCGACCGGGAGCGGCGACGCTGGGTCGGCGGCTGAGAGTGAAACGGACGACGACAGCGATGGAGAATCGGGAGCCGACGCGGACGTCGGCGACGCAGACGACACCGACGGCGAGACCCCCTCCGAGTGA
- a CDS encoding GNAT family N-acetyltransferase translates to MRAPERPTFDDEASKEIYQYVERHGTAERHRVRDAASIPANQFQESLEKLKTKGYLEEEGGTIRVSLDVGSIEEFETDDGSYTIRPARHSDFEGVVDTIRAVTATETYVVAETVAEQLLYDDAVSRHTTVESRVFFVATVDGEVIGWTHLDLPHVEKLRDTAQLTVGVRPEYRGQGIGSQLLTRGLDWAEANGYRKVYNSVPATNDTALAFLEAHGWNTEGIRKDHYTIDDGFVDELLMAYEF, encoded by the coding sequence ATGCGCGCTCCCGAGCGACCGACGTTCGACGACGAGGCGAGCAAGGAGATCTACCAGTACGTCGAGCGCCACGGAACGGCCGAACGCCATCGGGTCCGGGACGCGGCGTCGATCCCCGCGAACCAGTTTCAGGAATCACTCGAGAAGCTGAAAACGAAGGGGTATCTCGAGGAAGAGGGCGGGACGATCCGGGTGTCACTCGACGTCGGATCGATCGAGGAGTTCGAGACCGACGACGGGAGCTATACGATTCGACCGGCCCGTCACTCCGATTTCGAGGGCGTCGTCGACACGATCCGGGCAGTGACGGCGACGGAAACGTACGTCGTCGCAGAAACGGTCGCCGAACAGTTGCTCTACGACGACGCGGTCTCGAGACACACGACCGTCGAGTCACGCGTTTTCTTCGTCGCGACAGTCGATGGCGAGGTGATCGGCTGGACCCACCTCGACCTCCCACACGTCGAAAAACTGCGGGACACTGCCCAGCTCACCGTCGGCGTCCGGCCCGAGTACCGCGGGCAGGGAATCGGGAGCCAGCTGCTGACTCGTGGGCTCGACTGGGCCGAGGCGAACGGCTACCGGAAGGTGTACAACAGCGTTCCCGCGACGAACGATACAGCCCTCGCGTTCCTCGAGGCCCACGGCTGGAACACCGAAGGAATCCGGAAGGACCACTACACGATCGACGATGGGTTCGTCGACGAACTCCTCATGGCCTACGAATTTTGA
- the aroA gene encoding 3-phosphoshikimate 1-carboxyvinyltransferase translates to MTTNVTITPSSVEGTIQAPPSKSYTHRAILAAGYADGATVRDALWSADTQATARAVDLFGGSVSREDDGTLTVEGFDGRPGVPADVIDCDNSGTTMRLVTATAALADGTTVLTGDSSLRSRPQGPLLEAIADLGGGAESTRGNGQAPLVVSGPIDGGEVAIPGDVSSQYITALLMAGVVTDEGIDVVLETELKSAPYVDVTLEVLADFGVDARATDEGFAVDGGQSYSPEGGSYAVPGDFSSISYPLAAGALAGADGVRIEGANPSAQGDTAIVDIVDRMGADVDWNRDAGVIEVSSAPLSGIEVSVEDTPDLLPTIATLGAIADGDTQIVNAEHVRYKETDRVSAMADELGKMGVETTEKRDSLTIHGGESDLEGATVAGRGDHRIIMSLALAGLVANGETTIEGADHVDVSFPGFFEALEGLGVELERAE, encoded by the coding sequence ATGACCACGAACGTGACGATCACCCCCTCGAGCGTCGAGGGAACGATCCAGGCACCGCCGTCGAAGAGCTACACCCACCGGGCGATCCTCGCCGCGGGATACGCCGACGGCGCGACGGTGCGCGACGCCCTCTGGAGTGCCGATACGCAGGCGACCGCCCGCGCCGTCGACCTGTTCGGCGGCTCGGTTTCCCGCGAGGACGACGGGACGCTCACGGTCGAGGGCTTCGACGGTCGACCGGGCGTTCCAGCGGACGTGATCGACTGTGACAACAGTGGGACGACGATGCGGCTGGTGACGGCGACGGCGGCGCTCGCCGACGGCACGACGGTGCTCACCGGCGACTCCTCGCTGCGCTCCCGTCCGCAGGGCCCGCTACTCGAGGCCATCGCCGACCTCGGCGGTGGCGCCGAAAGTACCCGGGGCAACGGGCAGGCTCCGCTGGTGGTTTCGGGGCCGATCGACGGCGGCGAGGTGGCGATCCCCGGCGACGTCTCCTCGCAGTACATCACCGCGCTGCTGATGGCCGGTGTCGTCACCGACGAGGGAATCGACGTCGTCCTCGAGACGGAACTCAAGTCCGCACCCTACGTCGACGTCACGCTCGAGGTGCTCGCCGATTTCGGCGTCGACGCCCGCGCTACCGACGAGGGGTTCGCCGTCGACGGAGGCCAATCGTACAGCCCCGAGGGCGGTTCCTACGCCGTCCCGGGCGACTTCTCGTCGATCTCCTATCCACTCGCTGCGGGTGCACTCGCGGGGGCAGACGGCGTCCGAATCGAGGGCGCAAACCCCAGTGCGCAGGGTGACACCGCCATCGTCGACATCGTCGACCGGATGGGAGCCGACGTCGACTGGAACCGCGATGCGGGCGTGATCGAGGTCTCGAGCGCTCCCCTGTCGGGGATCGAGGTATCGGTCGAGGACACGCCCGACCTGCTGCCGACCATCGCAACGCTCGGTGCGATCGCCGACGGCGACACCCAGATCGTGAACGCCGAGCACGTCCGCTACAAGGAGACCGACCGGGTGAGTGCGATGGCCGACGAACTCGGGAAGATGGGCGTCGAGACGACCGAGAAACGTGACTCGCTGACGATCCACGGCGGCGAGTCCGACCTCGAGGGCGCGACCGTCGCCGGCCGTGGCGACCACCGGATCATCATGTCGCTCGCTCTTGCCGGCCTCGTCGCTAACGGTGAGACGACGATCGAGGGCGCTGATCACGTCGACGTCTCGTTCCCGGGCTTCTTCGAGGCGCTCGAGGGACTGGGCGTCGAACTCGAGCGAGCGGAGTGA
- a CDS encoding LolA family protein — MNRRRWLRGVACGSLAGLAGCVAVPTEADEPSARSLVESALETIESVDDVSLRQTVTVETDSSSVERVSRVVRRPPIDRRLEVLESTDDVAPAGAISVRTQTVTTEYDPLEDQVVERHHPNRLLVDYHRLGLEALFDHPVLEYAGTESVDGREAHVVRARSSDESDLSVDLLVGETVYRIPLDPTQVADLEEPIVERRVWIDDATRYPVRERTDVRDGETRVGHLEVTAEDFAVDEGVDDETFTLEPPAGATVETVGREPTGIYDERAVAAEAVAYDLPDPDVPVPYALDRIVVLEKREELGTSTTFWYADRDRPDREVFVTVRDERRYDADALEAEPFDDVDGYRRDGRIQSLFWSCDGLHYEVSSAHDPDLVREVARSIGCPEDRPVQQRLEGVALPLVACF, encoded by the coding sequence ATGAACAGACGACGATGGCTCCGGGGTGTCGCATGCGGATCACTCGCGGGGCTGGCCGGCTGCGTCGCGGTCCCCACTGAGGCCGACGAGCCGTCAGCCCGCTCGCTCGTCGAATCGGCACTCGAGACGATCGAATCGGTCGACGACGTTAGCCTCAGGCAGACGGTGACCGTCGAGACGGACTCGTCGTCGGTCGAACGGGTGAGCCGCGTCGTCCGTCGGCCGCCGATCGACCGCCGCCTCGAGGTACTCGAATCGACCGACGACGTCGCGCCAGCTGGAGCCATCTCCGTTCGCACGCAAACGGTCACGACGGAGTACGATCCACTCGAGGATCAGGTGGTCGAACGACACCACCCCAACCGGTTGCTCGTCGACTACCATCGGCTGGGCCTCGAGGCGCTCTTCGATCACCCGGTCCTCGAGTACGCCGGTACCGAGTCGGTCGACGGTCGCGAAGCGCACGTCGTCCGGGCCCGATCGAGCGACGAGTCCGATCTCTCGGTCGACTTGCTGGTCGGCGAAACCGTCTACCGGATTCCGCTCGATCCGACGCAGGTGGCCGACCTCGAGGAACCGATCGTCGAACGGCGAGTCTGGATCGACGACGCCACGCGGTATCCAGTCCGCGAACGAACCGACGTTCGAGACGGCGAGACGCGCGTCGGTCACCTCGAGGTCACGGCCGAGGACTTCGCCGTCGACGAGGGCGTCGACGACGAAACGTTTACGCTCGAGCCTCCCGCGGGTGCGACCGTCGAGACCGTCGGCCGGGAGCCGACGGGAATCTACGACGAGCGCGCGGTTGCCGCCGAGGCCGTAGCGTACGACCTCCCCGACCCCGACGTCCCAGTGCCGTACGCGCTCGACAGGATCGTCGTCCTCGAGAAACGCGAGGAACTGGGGACGAGCACGACCTTCTGGTACGCAGATCGTGATCGGCCCGACCGCGAGGTCTTCGTCACCGTACGCGACGAACGGCGATACGACGCCGACGCCCTCGAGGCCGAACCGTTCGACGACGTCGACGGTTACCGTCGCGACGGCCGCATCCAGAGTCTCTTCTGGAGCTGCGATGGGCTGCACTACGAGGTCTCGAGTGCACACGACCCTGACCTGGTCCGGGAGGTCGCCCGTTCGATCGGCTGTCCCGAGGACAGGCCGGTCCAGCAGCGGCTGGAAGGGGTAGCGCTGCCTCTCGTAGCCTGTTTCTAA
- a CDS encoding AMP-binding protein, with product MSTKETVLKTVARGATRVGFGALSRYRQYTSSLPDDPDRPWFHEYAVFDVPETLEPYPEVPLHQFLVETADEHSEEGLIQRGRTVTYPEVLADAERLATAFADMGIEKGDRVATILPTSVQFVVVDSAISMAGGIHVPNDFLDATEDLEYRLEKSDSEILVGHDRHEDLLFELADRVGFDEVVLTNIDDYSADPPSHDDRERVTWLTDLIDEYERDPPSISFDPETDVHTLLFTGGTTGQPKGCQLTHRNLVANVLQSNSLAGSSGLTSTTLLAQPMYHAYGYTATHSRIESGNSVALVDDPRDVDRMRALIDEHGIRLVSGVPTQIMELLDEDVGRNLIALSGSAPLANEVRDEFESDHLGISQGYGLSEMSPVTHADLRGLIDSISGTQTTDDRFDHPSIGIPVPDTEIKLIDVDSGDEIPIHEAVEEGLEGEMYLDGPQRMLGYLDRPDPFDEDGFIATGDVVKIDATGRFYVVDRVKNMVNVSGLKVYTEEVDEVLYELEAVRRPATIGVPDPERPGSERVKIYVEPEPDASLEPEDVREHLEGRVPKQAMPKEVEVVDEIPLTAVGKINKQELKERAEQEIEQ from the coding sequence ATGAGCACTAAGGAAACGGTCCTGAAGACCGTCGCTCGAGGGGCGACGCGAGTCGGATTCGGCGCACTGAGTCGATACCGGCAATACACGAGTTCACTCCCGGACGACCCCGACAGGCCGTGGTTCCACGAGTACGCGGTCTTCGACGTTCCCGAGACGCTCGAGCCGTATCCGGAGGTTCCGCTTCACCAGTTCCTCGTCGAGACCGCTGACGAACACTCCGAAGAGGGGCTGATCCAGCGCGGTCGGACGGTCACCTATCCCGAGGTGCTGGCCGACGCCGAGCGACTCGCGACCGCATTCGCCGACATGGGAATCGAGAAGGGCGACCGCGTGGCGACGATCCTTCCCACGTCGGTCCAGTTCGTCGTCGTGGATTCGGCCATCTCGATGGCCGGCGGGATTCACGTCCCGAACGACTTCCTCGACGCGACCGAAGACCTCGAGTACCGCCTCGAGAAGAGCGACTCCGAAATTCTGGTCGGGCACGACAGACACGAGGACCTGCTGTTCGAACTCGCCGACCGGGTCGGGTTCGACGAGGTGGTGTTGACGAACATCGACGATTACTCGGCGGACCCGCCGAGCCACGACGACCGCGAGCGCGTCACCTGGCTCACGGACCTGATCGACGAGTACGAGCGTGATCCACCGTCGATCTCGTTCGATCCCGAGACGGACGTTCACACCCTGTTGTTCACCGGTGGGACGACGGGCCAGCCCAAGGGCTGTCAGCTCACCCACCGGAATCTCGTCGCGAACGTCCTCCAGAGCAACAGTCTCGCCGGCTCGAGCGGGCTCACCTCGACGACCCTGCTCGCCCAGCCGATGTACCACGCCTACGGCTACACGGCGACTCATAGCCGAATCGAGTCCGGAAACTCGGTCGCGCTCGTCGACGATCCCCGTGACGTCGACCGGATGCGCGCGCTGATCGACGAGCACGGGATCAGGCTGGTTTCGGGCGTCCCGACCCAGATCATGGAATTACTCGACGAGGACGTGGGTCGGAACCTGATCGCGCTGTCGGGCTCTGCACCGCTTGCAAACGAGGTTCGCGACGAGTTCGAGAGCGACCACCTCGGCATCAGTCAGGGCTACGGTCTCTCGGAGATGTCGCCGGTCACCCACGCCGACCTCCGGGGGTTGATCGATTCGATCAGCGGTACCCAGACGACCGACGACCGGTTCGACCACCCGTCGATCGGAATCCCCGTCCCGGACACTGAGATCAAGCTGATCGACGTCGACTCCGGCGACGAGATTCCCATTCACGAAGCCGTCGAGGAAGGACTCGAGGGCGAGATGTACCTCGACGGTCCCCAGCGGATGCTCGGCTACCTCGACCGACCCGATCCCTTCGACGAGGATGGGTTCATCGCCACCGGTGACGTGGTCAAGATCGACGCCACCGGTCGATTCTACGTCGTCGATCGCGTCAAGAACATGGTGAACGTCTCCGGGCTCAAGGTCTACACCGAGGAAGTCGACGAAGTGCTCTACGAACTCGAGGCGGTGCGCCGGCCGGCGACGATCGGTGTCCCCGATCCCGAGCGACCCGGCAGCGAGCGAGTCAAGATCTACGTCGAACCGGAACCCGACGCGTCGCTCGAACCCGAGGACGTCCGTGAGCACCTCGAGGGGCGGGTTCCAAAGCAGGCGATGCCGAAGGAAGTCGAGGTCGTCGACGAGATCCCGCTGACCGCCGTCGGCAAGATCAACAAGCAGGAACTCAAGGAGCGAGCGGAGCAAGAGATCGAGCAGTGA
- a CDS encoding amphi-Trp domain-containing protein: protein MTDEENEQAEREEELIEVELSRSPDDVAAALRAIADDLEEGNQITIEVSDESATVDPPTGDLEYEVELEREPGNDGDEIELEIELEWVVPHESADGESDGDADDEAEPEE, encoded by the coding sequence ATGACCGACGAGGAGAACGAGCAAGCGGAGAGAGAGGAGGAACTCATCGAGGTCGAACTGTCTCGCTCACCGGACGACGTCGCCGCCGCGCTCCGGGCGATCGCCGACGACCTCGAGGAGGGCAACCAGATAACGATCGAAGTCTCCGACGAATCGGCGACCGTCGACCCGCCCACGGGTGACCTCGAGTACGAGGTCGAACTCGAGCGCGAACCGGGAAACGACGGCGACGAGATCGAACTCGAGATCGAACTCGAGTGGGTGGTTCCGCACGAGTCTGCCGACGGCGAATCAGACGGAGACGCAGACGACGAAGCAGAACCAGAGGAGTGA